In Halorussus limi, a genomic segment contains:
- a CDS encoding zf-TFIIB domain-containing protein — translation MTSEYDLDCAVCGTSLTRREVAGDALGVGASESLEVAECPDCGGRYFPEETLERLEN, via the coding sequence ATGACGTCGGAGTACGACCTCGACTGCGCCGTCTGTGGCACGTCGCTGACCCGGCGCGAGGTGGCGGGGGACGCGCTCGGGGTCGGCGCGTCGGAGTCGCTGGAGGTCGCGGAGTGTCCCGACTGCGGGGGTCGGTACTTCCCGGAGGAGACGTTAGAACGACTCGAAAACTGA